A single region of the Penaeus vannamei isolate JL-2024 chromosome 23, ASM4276789v1, whole genome shotgun sequence genome encodes:
- the LOC113817423 gene encoding uncharacterized protein: MPQQTCVSPPLQPCSSLASVCQVALEKLLLQAFCLLGKLEAKSKPVRHIRENGVVSFLCQKERDIPLAEIQAYLSSTMPISYRQGMVDNMLNTLATPRFDKNTLISNIEFKFEILNAVVGASEMKQVLKKFFKCMLLGYVKSLDLSGFYNFGSCWIAKTRRILHTWDKMYGGGEYIKGIESAKVCTVQLESLWHDMVHEYKTVANASAVDSAKYFHQLTRINIDHIANGELIWAIGCNCPVLQELSVYVDTLDRSKYSAHFEEEFLDGLSALYGHRKYTQTSYKGKPVGCPKIRRIIMPTLQIQEKMEKSCGKLLCYLHHLEELINVGTTGSIVAMFKEKDYNFRPLSLTYVDDARAPETLDEVCRHFGVDVKRFLPNVTSIRLRKNHCGMRQLVNFPLLKELELLTLEDSELEFGNNFTQLTHFKGNFRWDEKKLAAFSQKAPRLETIFFLSGSLFKHRTKKMRDKMSFPKARVVKFYQLKHIDTDPVINFLKSTRVLTHLFFEDNEKRIREEKPPMYDAINDKVIASVAPSLKNLVCFHARVRGFRGVCKFSLTEKSVQSLLANCPDLVDLGNLFHWNIPYQHVLALKKQAKEGNWKIGFTPPDDV; the protein is encoded by the coding sequence ATGCCACAACAAACATGTGTTTCTCCACCCTTACAACCATGTAGCAGTTTAGCCAGTGTGTGCCAGGTGGCTCTGGAAAAGTTGTTGCTGCAGGCATTTTGTTTACTGGGCAAGCTGGAGGCCAAATCAAAGCCTGTGCGCCACATACGGGAGAATGGGGTGGTATCCTTCCTGTGCCAGAAAGAACGTGACATACCACTTGCTGAAATTCAGGCGTACCTGTCTTCCACAATGCCTATCAGCTACAGACAGGGAATGGTCGACAACATGCTTAATACACTCGCAACTCCAAGATTTGACAAGAACACATTGATTAGTAACATTGAGTTTAAATTTGAAATTCTGAATGCAGTTGTAGGTGCTTCCGAAATGAAGCAGGTATTAAAGAAGTTCTTTAAATGTATGTTGTTAGGATATGTGAAAAGTCTAGACCTTAGTGGCTTTTATAATTTTGGGAGTTGCTGGATTGCCAAGACAAGGAGAATCCTACATACATGGGATAAAATGTATGGAGGAGGTGAATATATCAAGGGCATTGAGTCAGCCAAAGTATGTACGGTTCAGCTAGAGTCATTATGGCATGATATGGTGCATGAATACAAAACAGTAGCAAATGCATCTGCAGTTGATTCAGCAAAGTATTTCCACCAGTTGACAAGAATCAACATTGACCACATTGCAAATGGTGAACTTATATGGGCAATAGGGTGCAACTGTCCTGTCTTACAAGAACTGAGTGTTTATGTAGACACATTAGACAGAAGCAAATACTCAGCTCACTTTGAAGAAGAATTTTTAGATGGTTTATCTGCATTGTATGGACATAGAAAGTATACTCAAACATCTTATAAAGGAAAACCAGTTGGATGCCCTAAGATTCGACGTATAATTATGCCGACACTTCAGATtcaggagaaaatggagaaatctTGTGGCAAACTACTTTGTTACTTACACCATCTTGAAGAATTAATAAATGTTGGGACAACAGGTTCCATTGTTGCTATGTTTAAAGAGAAAGACTACAATTTCAGGCCACTATCACTCACTTACGTGGATGATGCTCGAGCTCCAGAGACTTTAGATGAAGTTTGCAGACATTTTGGTGTCGATGTAAAAAGATTTTTACCCAACGTTACCAGTATTAGACTGAGGAAGAATCATTGTGGAATGAGACAGTTGGTAAATTTTCCACTGTTAAAAGAATTAGAACTATTGACACTAGAAGATTCCGAGCTAGAGTTCGGCAATAACTTTACCCAATTAACTCATTTCAAAGGTAACTTCCGCTGGGATGAGAAGAAACTGGCTGCCTTCTCTCAGAAAGCTCCTCGCCTGGAAACAATATTCTTCCTGAGTGGCTCCTTGTTTAAACATAGGACCAAGAAGATGAGAGACAAAATGTCTTTCCCCAAGGCACGTGTTGTTAAGTTTTACCAGCTGAAACACATTGATACTGATCCTGTCATAAACTTCTTGAAGAGCACCAGAGTCCTTACTCACTTATTCTTTGAAGATAATGAGAAGAGAATCAGAGAGGAAAAACCTCCTATGTATGATGCAATAAACGACAAAGTCATTGCATCTGTCGCACCTTCCTTGAAGAACTTGGTTTGTTTTCATGCCCGCGTTCGAGGATTCCGTGGGGTTTGTAAGTTTTCTTTGACAGAAAAGAGTGTCCAGAGTCTACTTGCCAACTGCCCAGATCTGGTTGATTTGGGAAACTTATTTCACTGGAATATTCCTTACCAACATGTTCTAGCCCTCAAGAAACAGGCAAAGGAGGGGAACTGGAAGATTGGTTTCACACCACCTGATGATGTGTAG
- the LOC138865913 gene encoding uncharacterized protein, which produces MHLHMKLSCVPIPYATPTVKLSMCPVPPYPMHPHTEAVLCPHTLRTPTVKLSCAPIPYAPPHEAVLCPHTLRTPTVKLSCVPIPYATPTVKLSMCPVPPYPMHPHSEAVLCPIPYAPPHEAVLCPHTLRTPTVKLSKCPVPPSPTHPHSDAVLCPHTLRTPTVKLSCAPIPYAPPHEAVLCPHTLRTPTVKLSMCPVPPYPMHPHSEAVLCPHTLRTLTVKLCLVPHTLRTSTVKLSCAPYPMHPHSEAVYVSCVPIPYAPPHEAVLCPHTLRTPTVKLSMCPVPPYPMHPHSEAVLCPHTLRTPTVKLSLKLSMCPVPPYPTHPHMKLSVCPVPPYPVHPHSEAVLCPHTLHTLTVKLSMLKLSMCPVPPYPMHPHCEAVLCPHTLRTLTVKLSLKLSMCLVSPYPTHPHSEPVLCPHTLRTPTVKLSLKLSMCPVPAYPMHPHSEAVLCPHTLRTLTVKLSMCPVPPYPMHPHSEAVLCPHTLHTLTVKLSMCPVPPYPMHPHSEAVLCPHTLRTLTVKLSMCPVPPYPMHPHSEAVLCPHTLRTLTVKLEAVLCPHTLRTPTVKLSMCPVPLYPMHPHSEAVLYPHTLHTLTVKLSMCPVPSYPMHPHMKLSMCPVPPYPMHPHSEAVLCPHTLRTLTVKLSMCPVPPYPMHPHSEAVLCPPTLPTLTVKLSMCPVPPYPMPPHSETVLCPRTLCIPTVKLSCAPIPYTPSQ; this is translated from the exons aTGCACctccaca tgaagctatcttgtgtccccataccctacgcaacccccacagtgaagctgtctatgtgtcctgtgcccccgtaCCCTATGCACCCCCACACTGAAGCTGTCTTGtgcccccataccctacgcacccccacagtgaagctgtcttgtgcccccataccctacgcacccccaca tgaagctgtcttgtgtccccataccctacgcacccccacagtgaagctgtcttgtgtccccataccctacgcaacccccacagtgaagctgtctatgtgtcctgtgcccccgtaCCCTatgcacccccacagtgaagctgtcttgtgccccataccctacgcacccccaca tgaagctgtcttgtgcccccataccctacgcacccccacagtgaagctgtctaagtgtcctgtgcccccatccCCTACGCACCCTCACAGTGACGCTGTCTTGtgcccccataccctacgcacccccacagtgaagctgtcttgtgcccccataccctacgcacccccaca tgaagctgtcttgtgtccccataccctacgcacccccacagtgaagctgtctatgtgtcctgtgcccccgtaCCCTatgcacccccacagtgaagctgtcttgtgtccccataccctacgcaccctcacagtgaagct ctgtcttgtgccccataccctacgcacctccacagtgaagctgtcttgtgcccCATACCCTATGCAccctcacagtgaagctgtctatgtgtcctgtgtccccataccctacgcacccccaca tgaagctgtcttgtgtccccataccctacgcacccccacagtgaagctgtctatgtgtcctgtgcccccgtaCCCTatgcacccccacagtgaagctgtcttgtgtccccataccctacgcacccccacagtgaagctgtctt tgaagctgtctatgtgtcctgtgcccccgtaCCCTACACAccctcaca tgaagctgtctgtgtgtcctgtgcccccgtaCCCTgtgcacccccacagtgaagctgtcttgtgcccccataccctacacaccctcacagtgaagctgtctatgt tgaagctgtctatgtgtcctgtgcccccgtaCCCTATGCACCCCCActgtgaagctgtcttgtgtccccataccctacgcaccctcacagtgaagctgtctt tgaagctgtctatgtgtcttgtgtccccataccctacACACCCCCACAGTGAACCTGTCTTGtgcccccataccctacgcacccccacagtgaagctgtctt tgaagctgtctatgtgtcctgtgcccgcGTACCCTatgcacccccacagtgaagctgtcttgtgcccccataccctacgcaccctcacagtgaagctgtctatgtgtcctgtgcccccgtaCCCTatgcacccccacagtgaagctgtcttgtgtccccataccctacacaccctcacagtgaagctgtctatgtgtcctgtgcccccgtaCCCTatgcacccccacagtgaagctgtcttgtgcccccataccctacgcaccctcacagtgaagctgtctatgtgtcctgtgcccccgtaCCCTatgcacccccacagtgaagctgtcttgtgcccccataccctacgcaccctcacagtgaagct tgaagctgtcttgtgtccccataccctacgcacccccacagtgaagctgtctatgtgtcctgtgcccctgtACCCTatgcacccccacagtgaagctgtcttgtacCCCCATACCCTACACACCCTCACAGTGAAGCtatctatgtgtcctgtgccctcaTACCCTatgcacccccaca tgaagctgtctatgtgtcctgtgcccccataccctatgcacccccacagtgaagctgtcttgtgcccccataccctacgcaccctcacagtgaagctgtctatgtgtcctgtgcccccgtaCCCTatgcacccccacagtgaagctgtcttgtgcccccctaccctacccacccTCACCGTGAAGCTGTCCATGTGCCCTGTGCCCCCCTACCCTATGCCCCCCCACAGTGAAACTGTCCTGTGCCCCCGTACCCTATGCatccccacagtgaagctgtcttgtgcccccataccctacacaccctcacagtga